One stretch of Schlesneria sp. DSM 10557 DNA includes these proteins:
- a CDS encoding RNA 2'-phosphotransferase, whose translation MSKRIVTVSKFMSKCLRHEPEVLGLNLEPGGWVLIEELLAGAERIGFRMTRDELLQVVVENDKQRFALDETQTKIRANQGHSISVDLQLGEVPPPPELFHGTVSRFLDAILLEGLKKMSRHDVHFSQELDVAAKVGERRGKPVILVIDSAGMSADGYKFRLSENGVWLTDHVPPRYIRLHSGSDPV comes from the coding sequence ATGAGCAAACGGATTGTGACTGTTAGCAAGTTTATGAGTAAGTGCCTGCGGCATGAACCGGAGGTACTTGGTTTGAATTTAGAGCCGGGTGGCTGGGTGTTGATTGAAGAACTGTTGGCGGGGGCTGAGAGAATCGGGTTTCGGATGACCCGCGACGAGCTGCTTCAGGTTGTGGTAGAAAACGATAAGCAGCGGTTCGCTCTTGATGAGACGCAGACGAAGATTCGTGCGAACCAGGGGCATTCGATCTCCGTCGATCTGCAACTCGGTGAAGTTCCACCACCGCCCGAACTTTTTCATGGCACGGTGAGTCGGTTTCTCGATGCGATCCTGCTTGAAGGGTTGAAGAAGATGAGCCGTCATGACGTTCATTTTTCACAGGAACTGGATGTCGCGGCCAAAGTGGGTGAGCGGCGGGGGAAGCCTGTTATTCTGGTCATTGATTCCGCAGGGATGTCCGCGGACGGCTACAAGTTCCGGCTTTCAGAGAACGGAGTCTGGCTGACTGATCATGTTCCGCCCCGGTACATTCGGTTGCACTCAGGAAGTGATCCCGTTTGA